From a region of the Candidatus Limnocylindrales bacterium genome:
- a CDS encoding molybdopterin-dependent oxidoreductase yields MSEWKSTACILCECNCGIEVQLGGEDGRRLVKFRGDDAHPASRGYACEKPHRLDFYQNGPHRLTKPLRRRADGTFEEIDWDTAIREVAARFAAIRDEHGGETIFYYGGGGQGNHLPGVYGPATRSLLGSMHSANALSQEKTGEFWVATKMVGGYSRGSFENCEVGFFLGKNPWFSHGIPRARVTLREIAKDPARTLIVVDPRVSETAEMADIHLQVKPGGDAFLLAAMIAVIVQEGLVKKDWLAAHADGLEQVLPHFTSLDIAVHAEKSGVPEEQLRSAARRIAAAKSMATFEDLGVQMNLHSTLVSYLHKLLVLLTGNFGKEGAEYRPSTLVPQAFNGEEFGTTPVTGSKIIGGLTPCNVVPDEILTDHPKRFRAMLVESGNPAHSIADGVRMREALAALDLVVVIDVAFTETARLADYVLPVASQFEKAEAVFFNFEFPNNYFFLRKALMPPLHGLFSEAELHARLAEALGALPRYAVEALREAWMESRVAFRTKFFELLSSDDRLGAIAPVLVYRAIGDLLPEGLAEGAGVWAICQLAAPRIAPSLARAGYAGSPPEAADALFDAMLTSKSAITFSVDEWEESFARVYTPNGRIQLAIPELFDELDGLASEPERTSPEFPLVLSAGERRSFTANTIIRNPEWRKKDRAGALRMHPDDAMRAGVTDGGRVRLSTRRGSAETVVEFSDRMRPGHISLPNGLGLDYPGENDECVATGVSPNELTRSEDRDWLAGTPWHKHTPARVDAL; encoded by the coding sequence ATGTCGGAATGGAAATCGACGGCCTGCATCCTGTGCGAGTGCAACTGCGGAATCGAGGTTCAGCTCGGAGGCGAGGATGGTCGCCGCCTGGTGAAGTTTCGCGGCGACGACGCGCACCCTGCGTCGCGAGGCTACGCATGCGAGAAGCCGCATCGCCTCGACTTCTACCAGAACGGACCGCACCGGCTGACCAAGCCGCTGCGCCGGCGCGCGGACGGAACCTTCGAGGAGATTGACTGGGATACCGCGATCCGCGAGGTCGCGGCGCGCTTCGCGGCGATTCGCGACGAACACGGCGGCGAGACGATTTTCTACTACGGCGGCGGCGGTCAAGGGAACCATCTCCCCGGCGTGTACGGACCCGCGACGCGCTCGCTGCTCGGCTCTATGCACAGCGCGAACGCGCTATCGCAGGAGAAGACAGGCGAGTTCTGGGTCGCGACGAAGATGGTCGGCGGCTACTCGCGTGGCAGTTTCGAGAACTGCGAGGTGGGGTTCTTTCTCGGCAAGAATCCGTGGTTCTCACACGGCATCCCGCGTGCCCGCGTAACACTGCGCGAGATCGCGAAAGACCCGGCGCGGACGCTGATCGTGGTTGATCCGCGCGTCAGCGAAACCGCGGAGATGGCCGATATCCACCTTCAGGTGAAACCAGGCGGCGATGCCTTCCTGCTCGCGGCGATGATCGCAGTCATCGTGCAGGAAGGCCTCGTGAAGAAGGACTGGTTGGCGGCGCACGCCGATGGTCTGGAGCAGGTGCTCCCGCACTTCACTTCGCTCGACATCGCGGTGCATGCGGAGAAGAGCGGAGTACCGGAAGAACAGTTGCGTAGCGCTGCCCGTCGGATCGCGGCGGCGAAGAGCATGGCCACGTTCGAGGATCTGGGAGTGCAGATGAACCTGCATTCCACGTTGGTCTCGTACCTGCACAAGCTCCTCGTGCTCCTCACCGGGAACTTCGGCAAGGAGGGCGCCGAGTATCGGCCGAGCACGCTCGTTCCGCAGGCCTTCAACGGTGAAGAATTCGGAACAACGCCCGTAACCGGATCGAAGATCATCGGTGGGCTTACGCCCTGCAACGTGGTTCCGGATGAGATTCTCACCGATCACCCCAAGCGCTTCCGCGCAATGCTGGTCGAAAGCGGAAATCCGGCGCATTCCATCGCGGATGGCGTTCGTATGCGCGAGGCGCTCGCAGCTCTCGATCTCGTGGTGGTGATCGACGTCGCGTTCACCGAAACAGCGCGACTGGCGGACTATGTGCTTCCCGTCGCGAGCCAGTTCGAAAAGGCCGAGGCGGTCTTCTTCAATTTCGAGTTTCCCAACAACTATTTCTTTCTGCGCAAGGCGTTGATGCCGCCGCTACACGGCTTGTTCTCCGAGGCGGAACTGCACGCCAGGCTCGCCGAGGCGCTCGGTGCCCTGCCCAGGTATGCCGTCGAGGCGCTCCGGGAAGCATGGATGGAGAGTCGGGTCGCTTTCCGTACGAAGTTCTTCGAGCTCCTGTCGTCTGACGATCGCCTCGGCGCCATCGCTCCGGTCCTCGTCTACCGAGCGATCGGAGACCTCCTCCCGGAAGGTCTTGCCGAAGGCGCGGGCGTCTGGGCGATCTGCCAGCTGGCGGCGCCGAGGATCGCGCCTTCCCTCGCACGTGCCGGCTACGCCGGTTCACCGCCCGAGGCAGCCGACGCACTGTTTGACGCCATGCTTACGAGCAAGAGCGCGATTACGTTCTCAGTGGACGAATGGGAAGAGAGCTTCGCGCGCGTCTACACGCCGAACGGCCGCATCCAACTTGCCATTCCCGAGCTGTTCGACGAGCTCGATGGGCTCGCGAGCGAACCGGAACGCACAAGTCCGGAGTTTCCACTCGTCCTTTCTGCGGGCGAACGTCGGTCCTTCACGGCGAACACGATCATCCGCAATCCCGAGTGGCGCAAGAAAGACCGCGCCGGCGCGCTACGCATGCATCCGGACGACGCGATGCGAGCCGGCGTGACCGACGGTGGCCGGGTACGCCTGTCGACCCGTCGCGGGAGCGCGGAGACAGTCGTGGAATTCTCCGATCGAATGAGGCCCGGGCACATCTCGTTGCCGAACGGCCTCGGGCTCGACTACCCGGGTGAGAATGACGAGTGCGTTGCAACGGGAGTGTCGCCGAATGAGCTTACGCGCTCCGAGGACCGCGACTGGCTTGCGGGTACACCGTGGCACAAGCATACGCCGGCGCGCGTAGATGCCCTCTAG
- a CDS encoding SDR family NAD(P)-dependent oxidoreductase: MKPVCLVIGAGAGIGGTVARRFASEGYHAVLCRRTGQDALHQAVEGIKQGGGSASGFLLDAVAADSIEELVASVEADIGPIEVALYNLGAQIGDRPLKETSLKAFETGWRIGTFGLFRLASAVCPLMEARGKGTLLVTSSTAAMRGNGGQHSHAAAMGGRRMLCQSLNAQFASKGIHVAHIVIDGAVDAPDTLGKLLGPERFELLRETRGREHDGLMLPAEIAETYLHLAKQHRSTWTHELDLRAFSDRPWWNH, encoded by the coding sequence ATGAAACCAGTTTGCCTTGTGATCGGTGCCGGAGCCGGAATCGGCGGCACCGTCGCGCGCCGCTTCGCGAGTGAAGGCTACCACGCCGTACTCTGTCGCCGCACCGGTCAGGATGCCTTGCATCAAGCCGTGGAGGGCATCAAGCAGGGCGGCGGTTCCGCATCGGGATTTCTGCTCGACGCTGTCGCAGCGGACTCCATCGAAGAGCTGGTTGCCAGTGTCGAGGCCGACATCGGCCCGATCGAAGTGGCCCTCTACAACCTGGGCGCACAGATCGGCGACAGGCCCTTGAAGGAAACCTCACTCAAGGCCTTTGAAACAGGATGGCGGATCGGCACGTTCGGCCTGTTTCGCCTCGCGTCGGCCGTGTGCCCGCTGATGGAGGCACGAGGCAAAGGGACGCTTCTGGTAACTTCCTCGACCGCTGCGATGCGCGGAAACGGCGGTCAGCATTCGCATGCCGCGGCCATGGGTGGACGGCGGATGCTTTGCCAGTCGCTCAACGCGCAGTTCGCGTCGAAGGGAATCCACGTCGCACACATCGTGATCGACGGCGCCGTCGATGCACCCGACACCCTGGGGAAACTTCTGGGACCGGAGCGTTTCGAGCTGTTGAGGGAAACCCGGGGCAGGGAACACGACGGGCTCATGCTCCCTGCCGAGATTGCGGAGACCTACCTCCACCTTGCGAAGCAGCACCGCTCGACGTGGACGCACGAGCTCGACCTGCGCGCGTTCTCCGATCGACCGTGGTGGAATCACTGA
- a CDS encoding SDR family oxidoreductase, with amino-acid sequence MAKNEPQDSPRSGDVALIVGGGPGISASCARLFAREGMRVAVAARNPARPVLADLESRHGVRLYACDASEPADVEKLFDSVTGDLAAPTLVVHNIDGRVAGILRKGIAEAEPDLALATLRNSPFSAFLVGQQAARVMRANEPDANGVRGTIIFTNASAALKGFALSAAFAMACQAKAGLAQSMARELMPHGIHVANVPIDAAIGWTREDGSRAHQLAGTSVDDNMADPDCIAQVYLQLHRQHRSTWAFEVVLRPWLEKW; translated from the coding sequence ATGGCAAAAAACGAACCGCAGGACTCTCCCCGTTCCGGGGACGTCGCACTCATCGTTGGAGGCGGCCCAGGCATCAGCGCGAGCTGTGCCAGGTTGTTCGCCAGGGAGGGAATGCGCGTCGCCGTGGCCGCCCGCAATCCCGCCAGACCTGTTCTGGCGGACCTCGAGAGCCGCCATGGCGTGCGCCTGTACGCTTGCGATGCGAGCGAGCCGGCGGACGTGGAGAAGCTTTTCGATAGTGTCACCGGAGACCTCGCAGCTCCCACGCTCGTGGTGCACAACATCGATGGACGCGTGGCGGGGATCCTTCGCAAGGGAATCGCCGAAGCTGAACCGGATCTCGCATTGGCGACGCTTCGGAACTCACCGTTCAGCGCGTTTCTGGTGGGACAGCAGGCGGCTCGGGTGATGCGGGCCAACGAACCCGATGCCAACGGAGTTCGGGGAACGATCATCTTCACGAACGCGAGCGCGGCACTCAAAGGGTTCGCTCTCAGCGCGGCCTTTGCCATGGCGTGCCAGGCCAAGGCGGGCCTCGCGCAGAGCATGGCGCGCGAGTTGATGCCGCACGGGATCCACGTCGCGAACGTGCCGATCGATGCGGCGATCGGCTGGACACGCGAAGACGGCAGCCGCGCGCATCAACTGGCGGGAACTTCCGTGGACGACAACATGGCCGACCCGGACTGTATCGCGCAGGTCTATCTGCAGCTGCACCGCCAGCATCGCTCGACCTGGGCGTTCGAAGTCGTGCTGCGACCGTGGCTCGAGAAGTGGTGA
- a CDS encoding crotonase/enoyl-CoA hydratase family protein: MSTETSTPEVRMTIDGHICVISLDNRLKKNAITPELMSQLSIHLTSFEEDDSLWVAVLDPAGDHTTAGLDMPKFFGPAATAKPIPKDQVDPFALARRTTKPVISVVHGITYTIGIEMMLAADIVIAADTARFCQMESKRGIAPFGGAHFRYLSRTGWGNAMYHLFLCDEFDAEEAWRIGFVQEVHPFGRHRERAMEIARQICRCAPIGLRATKKAALTYLEHGERAAVAAIPAVEKAVFESEDFKEGIQSFVERREARFQGR, encoded by the coding sequence ATGTCGACTGAAACAAGTACACCCGAAGTGAGAATGACCATCGACGGCCACATTTGTGTGATCTCGCTCGACAACCGATTGAAGAAGAACGCCATCACCCCGGAACTGATGTCGCAGCTGTCCATTCACCTGACCAGTTTCGAGGAAGACGACAGTCTCTGGGTGGCCGTCCTCGATCCGGCAGGCGACCATACGACCGCCGGCCTCGACATGCCCAAGTTTTTTGGCCCAGCTGCCACCGCCAAGCCGATACCGAAGGATCAGGTCGATCCATTCGCATTGGCCAGGCGCACTACGAAACCGGTCATCTCGGTCGTACACGGAATCACCTACACGATCGGCATCGAGATGATGCTCGCTGCCGACATCGTGATCGCGGCCGACACGGCCCGGTTCTGCCAGATGGAATCGAAGCGCGGGATTGCGCCGTTCGGCGGCGCTCACTTCCGTTATCTCAGTCGGACAGGCTGGGGGAACGCGATGTACCACCTGTTCCTGTGTGACGAGTTCGATGCCGAAGAGGCGTGGCGCATCGGATTCGTGCAGGAGGTGCATCCGTTCGGCAGGCACCGCGAGCGCGCGATGGAGATCGCGAGGCAGATCTGTCGGTGCGCGCCCATCGGACTTCGGGCCACGAAGAAGGCGGCGCTGACTTACCTCGAGCATGGGGAACGCGCGGCCGTAGCTGCCATCCCGGCCGTCGAGAAGGCGGTCTTCGAATCCGAGGATTTCAAGGAAGGGATTCAATCGTTCGTCGAGCGTCGCGAAGCACGCTTCCAGGGCCGGTGA
- a CDS encoding fatty acid desaturase codes for MSAAGSVLPRAEVSGTRALQKEEAAIARDFIGRFPWEMVAWGLGNFFVWLSIWPLVFSGLIPLWAGFVLSTICMMLSYLPSHEAQHSIIAADGTRLRWLNELVGHVSVIPLVLPYRVAWITHRRHHAHANDPELDPDRFNKADTWWQAVWAGIQGRQPGAPSAYRTLGKSSDDPEVQRALTEAAVLVTSYYAILAALAWSGFAFEAVFLWWLPRHIGTSYIQLFLSWAPHYPMEEKGRYRDTRAWRSPIGTILTMGMEYHIVHHLYPQIPLFQTGPAFFALRDVLERRGIRNDGL; via the coding sequence GTGAGCGCCGCCGGATCGGTGCTGCCGCGTGCCGAAGTCTCCGGAACACGCGCGCTCCAGAAGGAGGAGGCCGCTATCGCGCGCGACTTCATCGGCCGCTTCCCGTGGGAAATGGTGGCGTGGGGTCTCGGCAATTTCTTCGTGTGGCTTTCGATCTGGCCGCTCGTTTTCTCCGGTCTGATTCCGCTGTGGGCAGGCTTCGTGCTGTCCACGATCTGCATGATGCTGAGTTACCTTCCTTCGCACGAAGCCCAGCACTCGATCATTGCGGCCGACGGCACGCGGCTGCGCTGGCTCAACGAGTTGGTGGGGCACGTCTCGGTGATCCCGCTGGTGCTGCCGTACCGCGTCGCGTGGATTACGCACCGGCGTCATCACGCGCACGCGAACGATCCGGAGCTCGACCCCGACCGCTTCAACAAGGCGGACACCTGGTGGCAGGCCGTGTGGGCCGGCATCCAGGGCCGCCAGCCCGGCGCGCCGAGTGCTTATCGGACGCTCGGCAAGAGCAGCGACGACCCGGAGGTCCAGCGCGCGCTCACGGAAGCCGCCGTGCTAGTGACGTCGTACTACGCGATCCTTGCCGCACTCGCGTGGTCGGGATTCGCGTTCGAGGCCGTCTTCCTCTGGTGGCTTCCGAGGCACATCGGCACGAGCTACATCCAGCTCTTCCTGAGCTGGGCGCCGCACTACCCGATGGAAGAGAAGGGCCGCTATCGCGACACACGCGCCTGGCGCTCACCGATCGGAACGATCCTGACGATGGGGATGGAGTACCACATCGTCCATCATCTCTATCCGCAGATCCCGCTCTTCCAGACGGGACCGGCATTCTTCGCGCTGCGCGACGTTCTCGAGCGACGCGGAATCCGCAACGACGGGCTGTAG